A portion of the Acidobacteriaceae bacterium genome contains these proteins:
- a CDS encoding EAL domain-containing response regulator has translation MTSNRLLVIDDEPANSATIGRIARGCGYDVIITTDVDDCRSRIMSWKPTVIVLDLAMPEMDGIQLMEWLAKHECQAQILIVSGKGPEMLQQAEASGRTLGLNMTGSLPKPLRLETLRAVFSEIYDAAGLLSILDISKALTNQEILLMYQPQVELRSGAVVGFEALARWNHPQRGSIPPDTFIPMMEVDEIVNDFTTQIVKMALADMCLWEGADAFNVAINVSAVNCGSMVMPDIVQAQCASKDIACQRITIEVTETAAMAEACHVSACLERLHRLGIQLSIDDFGTGYSSLVKLHQLPFSEVKIDKSFVLDCVSNPQSSVLVQAMIDLAHKMKKRVVAEGVENRETMQQLREWGCDIAQGYFISRPMLPRDVLPWLQQYDSGRSA, from the coding sequence ATGACCTCAAACCGGCTTCTGGTTATTGACGATGAGCCCGCGAACTCTGCGACCATTGGTCGTATTGCGCGCGGGTGTGGTTACGACGTCATTATTACGACCGACGTGGATGACTGCCGCTCCAGGATCATGTCCTGGAAGCCTACCGTCATTGTGCTCGATCTTGCCATGCCCGAGATGGATGGTATCCAACTCATGGAGTGGCTTGCGAAGCATGAATGTCAGGCTCAGATTCTAATCGTAAGTGGCAAAGGGCCAGAGATGCTGCAGCAAGCGGAGGCAAGCGGTCGCACACTTGGTCTGAACATGACAGGGAGCTTGCCGAAGCCACTTCGTTTGGAGACGCTTCGTGCTGTCTTCAGCGAAATTTATGATGCTGCCGGCCTGCTCTCGATCCTGGATATCTCCAAGGCGCTAACTAATCAGGAAATCCTACTGATGTATCAGCCGCAGGTTGAGTTGAGAAGTGGAGCCGTTGTCGGTTTTGAGGCATTGGCTCGGTGGAACCATCCTCAGCGAGGTTCTATCCCCCCCGATACGTTCATTCCCATGATGGAGGTTGACGAGATCGTCAATGACTTCACGACCCAGATCGTGAAGATGGCATTGGCCGATATGTGCCTCTGGGAGGGCGCAGATGCTTTTAATGTTGCAATCAATGTATCTGCGGTCAACTGTGGTTCCATGGTGATGCCAGATATTGTGCAGGCTCAATGTGCCAGTAAAGACATCGCTTGCCAACGTATCACCATTGAAGTTACGGAGACCGCGGCAATGGCCGAGGCCTGTCACGTCAGTGCTTGTCTGGAACGTTTGCATAGGCTTGGGATACAGTTATCGATCGATGATTTTGGTACGGGGTATTCTTCGCTTGTGAAACTGCACCAGCTTCCGTTTTCGGAGGTGAAGATCGATAAATCATTTGTTCTGGATTGCGTTTCCAATCCCCAAAGCAGCGTTCTGGTGCAGGCTATGATCGATCTTGCCCACAAGATGAAGAAGAGAGTGGTGGCCGAAGGCGTGGAGAACAGGGAGACAATGCAGCAACTGCGCGAATGGGGTTGTGACATTGCGCAGGGTTATTTCATCAGTCGACCGATGCTTCCACGGGATGTGTTGCCCTGGCTTCAGCAGTACGACTCTGGCCGCAGTGCATGA
- a CDS encoding PAS domain S-box protein, translated as MDFFPTSSQEPDMPSLETIAKFFSVVPDSMILVDSEGIIALANAHTYSLFGYTPDELTGVSVACLLPERYRATHGRHLDSYFRAPSVRAMGTGMELAARRADESEFPVEISLSPYRATDAVMALAAIRDITDRKHLEEARRESQRQKEVAEESVRVAQILANRNEALRAIFEASPLGMITATQDGIIDRWNRAAERIYGYSANEAIGASIWDINKAMEAKKDSHTDEIFAEVSRGRELKNFQVRQRTKDGKSIDISLSSAQFHDTNGGNSGFVFLVDDITERRAIEQQLHQSQKMEAIGQLTGGIAHDFNNLLGIIICNLELLRENLPAQSEDLELSDIALDASLHGADLIKQILAFSRKQNLDPQTIEVNELVRTMINLLSRSLGEQVEIVLEIAPELWRAVADPVQLQTALVNLATNARDAMPGGGKLVIQTGNASLDEAYVQQFSELTAGDYVMISVTDSGGGMAPETVERAFDPFFTTKPVGEGTGLGLSMVFGFVKQTGGHVRIYSEIGYGTTVRLYLPRANAKLAAASSRREVLKAAKSKGASILIVEDNMSLAKTAYRVLKDAGYETTLATGADEALDLLRSTTFDVLFTDIILTRGENGIELAQEALKLKPDIKILFASGFSEAALRATGKAVVADRFIAKPYRKEDLITRINSLVAGGES; from the coding sequence ATGGATTTCTTTCCTACATCTTCTCAGGAACCGGATATGCCAAGTTTGGAAACCATAGCGAAGTTCTTCTCCGTCGTACCCGATTCGATGATTCTGGTTGATTCAGAAGGCATTATTGCGCTTGCAAACGCGCACACCTACAGCCTCTTCGGATACACGCCAGATGAACTTACCGGCGTGTCAGTCGCATGTCTGCTGCCAGAGCGTTATCGCGCAACGCATGGACGGCACCTCGATAGCTACTTTCGCGCCCCGTCCGTTAGAGCCATGGGGACGGGCATGGAGCTTGCGGCCCGCCGGGCCGATGAATCGGAATTCCCCGTGGAGATAAGTCTCAGCCCTTACCGGGCAACGGATGCCGTCATGGCATTGGCGGCAATTCGTGATATCACCGATCGCAAGCATCTGGAAGAGGCTCGTAGAGAGAGTCAGAGACAAAAGGAAGTCGCAGAAGAGAGCGTGCGCGTAGCGCAAATACTCGCCAATAGGAACGAAGCTTTGCGTGCGATCTTCGAGGCCTCTCCGCTGGGAATGATTACAGCCACCCAGGACGGCATAATCGATCGTTGGAACCGTGCCGCTGAAAGAATCTATGGATATTCAGCTAATGAAGCTATAGGGGCAAGTATCTGGGACATCAATAAGGCCATGGAGGCGAAAAAGGATTCTCATACAGACGAGATCTTCGCGGAGGTAAGCCGTGGCAGGGAGCTTAAGAACTTCCAGGTCCGGCAACGCACAAAAGACGGCAAAAGCATCGACATCAGTCTTAGCTCCGCCCAGTTTCATGACACTAACGGAGGCAACTCCGGTTTTGTCTTTCTGGTAGATGACATTACAGAAAGACGAGCGATTGAGCAGCAGTTGCACCAGTCGCAGAAGATGGAAGCCATCGGCCAGCTAACTGGCGGCATTGCCCACGATTTCAATAATTTGCTCGGTATCATCATATGTAATCTGGAACTCTTGCGAGAAAATCTTCCCGCACAATCGGAAGATCTTGAGTTGAGCGATATCGCGCTTGATGCCAGTCTTCATGGTGCTGATCTCATCAAACAGATTCTCGCTTTTTCGCGGAAGCAAAATCTCGATCCACAGACGATTGAAGTGAATGAACTAGTTCGAACCATGATCAATCTGCTCTCAAGGTCACTAGGAGAGCAGGTCGAGATTGTTCTTGAGATAGCGCCCGAACTTTGGCGGGCAGTCGCGGATCCTGTGCAGTTGCAAACAGCATTGGTCAATCTGGCGACCAATGCCAGAGATGCAATGCCCGGTGGCGGCAAGTTGGTCATACAAACGGGAAACGCATCCTTGGATGAAGCCTACGTACAACAGTTCTCCGAACTCACAGCGGGAGACTATGTGATGATCTCCGTAACGGATAGTGGTGGAGGCATGGCGCCTGAGACGGTGGAGCGGGCATTCGATCCCTTCTTTACGACCAAGCCTGTCGGTGAGGGCACCGGGTTGGGTCTCAGTATGGTCTTTGGTTTCGTGAAACAGACCGGAGGCCATGTGCGGATATACAGTGAAATCGGCTATGGCACGACAGTACGCCTTTATCTTCCTCGCGCGAACGCGAAACTGGCGGCCGCGTCTTCCCGAAGAGAGGTTCTGAAGGCGGCCAAATCCAAGGGCGCAAGCATTCTTATCGTCGAAGACAATATGTCCCTGGCGAAGACAGCTTACCGGGTGCTTAAAGACGCGGGATATGAAACGACATTGGCAACTGGTGCAGATGAAGCCTTGGATCTGCTTCGCAGCACGACCTTCGATGTTCTTTTCACCGACATTATTCTCACTCGTGGTGAGAACGGAATTGAGCTTGCACAGGAAGCGCTCAAGCTGAAGCCAGATATCAAGATACTATTTGCGTCTGGATTTTCTGAAGCGGCCTTGCGCGCTACCGGCAAAGCCGTTGTAGCAGATCGCTTTATTGCGAAGCCCTATCGCAAGGAAGACCTCATCACTAGAATCAACAGCCTTGTAGCTGGTGGCGAGTCGTAA
- a CDS encoding ArdC family protein: protein MNTIDNTNNVAINSKKPSTKQELIAANIKLLIAQLKAGRSEALTNYLTAMSRFRTYSFGNVLEIARQMPSATRVAGFWTWKNLGRSVKAGQKGIHILAPIVGVRRKKDEEAQRDITKQNERVLLGFRNAYVFDISQTDGVDLPALQHVTGNPGRNLERLAAFLHGRGIQLAYSDDLHGALGASYGGRIAILNGQSKAETFATLVHETAHEMLHRAERRTATTKTVRETEAEAVAFVVGKAVGLVNEEASASYIQLYHGNASLLAESLEVIQQTASIILAALEQPIAEDCIRHELEAVAA from the coding sequence ATGAACACCATCGACAACACCAATAACGTCGCCATCAACAGCAAGAAGCCTTCCACCAAGCAGGAACTCATCGCCGCCAACATCAAACTACTGATTGCGCAGTTGAAGGCAGGACGCTCCGAAGCCCTCACCAACTACCTCACCGCCATGAGCCGTTTTCGGACGTATTCTTTTGGCAACGTCCTCGAAATCGCGAGGCAAATGCCTTCGGCCACCAGAGTAGCCGGGTTCTGGACATGGAAGAACTTAGGTCGCTCCGTGAAAGCCGGACAAAAAGGCATCCACATCCTTGCCCCTATCGTCGGCGTCCGCCGCAAGAAAGACGAGGAAGCACAGAGGGACATCACCAAGCAGAATGAACGGGTTCTATTGGGATTCCGTAACGCTTATGTCTTCGATATCTCGCAGACCGACGGCGTCGACCTTCCAGCCTTGCAGCACGTTACTGGCAACCCCGGTCGGAACTTGGAACGTCTGGCCGCGTTTCTGCATGGCCGTGGCATCCAGCTAGCGTACAGCGACGACCTGCACGGCGCGTTAGGCGCAAGTTATGGCGGACGCATCGCCATCCTCAACGGTCAATCGAAGGCGGAAACCTTCGCCACGCTTGTCCATGAAACGGCGCACGAGATGTTACATCGAGCAGAACGCCGTACCGCCACCACCAAAACGGTACGAGAAACAGAGGCCGAGGCTGTGGCCTTTGTTGTCGGCAAAGCCGTTGGGCTGGTCAACGAAGAGGCCAGCGCTTCCTACATCCAGCTTTACCACGGCAACGCTTCATTGTTGGCCGAGAGCTTGGAAGTCATCCAGCAGACGGCCAGCATCATCCTCGCCGCACTGGAGCAGCCTATAGCGGAGGACTGCATCCGCCATGAACTCGAAGCGGTAGCGGCATAG
- a CDS encoding cytochrome c maturation protein CcmE, which translates to MQKRKQSSPVKFIIAGLIVVATISWLAVSGAKDSKSYYVTIAELQKMGTKAYTRNLRVAGNVKPGTIERMGTNVTFTLVELNKTVRVNYMGAEPPPDSFKDDAQALAIGTYGRDGVFHATQLQAKCASKYAPAKPGQAPTGNTAPMASSAAAAKL; encoded by the coding sequence ATGCAGAAGCGCAAGCAAAGCTCTCCCGTAAAGTTCATCATCGCCGGCTTGATCGTCGTCGCCACCATCTCGTGGCTTGCGGTCTCGGGCGCAAAAGACTCCAAGAGCTACTACGTGACCATCGCGGAGCTGCAGAAGATGGGTACGAAGGCGTACACCAGGAATCTGCGCGTCGCCGGAAACGTCAAGCCGGGAACGATTGAACGCATGGGTACGAACGTGACGTTCACGCTGGTCGAACTGAACAAGACCGTACGCGTGAACTACATGGGTGCAGAGCCGCCACCGGACAGCTTCAAGGACGACGCGCAGGCCCTCGCCATCGGCACCTACGGCCGCGACGGCGTCTTCCACGCCACCCAGCTTCAGGCCAAGTGCGCCAGCAAATACGCTCCAGCCAAGCCCGGACAGGCCCCCACGGGCAACACTGCCCCGATGGCTTCGAGCGCGGCAGCAGCCAAGCTCTAA
- a CDS encoding TlpA disulfide reductase family protein, with amino-acid sequence MKRFSSALAAVALLAASAGCDRDVHPEQLGQPAPMFAIKDAHNSVDLNKLRGQVILLNFWASWCAPCLEELPTLEALHHNIPSLQIVGISIDSDSSAYEEFLSAQHVDFLTVIDPEQRTNALYSTFRPPESYIIDKHGLIRRKFIGPQTWTSPEIVRYIEKLQQGS; translated from the coding sequence GTGAAGCGTTTTTCCTCTGCACTCGCCGCTGTTGCCCTCCTCGCCGCCTCCGCAGGATGCGATCGCGACGTCCATCCCGAGCAGCTTGGCCAGCCCGCGCCCATGTTCGCGATCAAAGACGCGCACAACTCCGTGGACCTCAACAAGCTGCGCGGCCAGGTGATTTTGCTGAACTTCTGGGCCTCCTGGTGCGCTCCCTGCCTGGAAGAGCTGCCCACCCTCGAAGCCCTGCACCACAACATTCCCTCGCTGCAGATCGTCGGCATCTCCATCGACTCCGACTCCTCGGCCTACGAAGAGTTCCTCTCCGCGCAGCACGTCGACTTCCTCACCGTCATCGACCCCGAGCAGCGTACGAACGCTCTTTACAGCACCTTCCGCCCCCCCGAAAGCTACATCATCGACAAGCACGGCCTGATCCGCCGCAAGTTCATCGGCCCACAAACCTGGACCAGCCCCGAGATCGTCCGCTACATCGAGAAGCTGCAGCAGGGCTCGTGA
- a CDS encoding glycosyltransferase family 2 protein has product MSEKFSPLLGLPIDEDDVPVRVESAKLPEGPEPTLDVSVIIPARNEERRLPALLLSLLAQDDEQFKLGRDWEILLVDDASTDRTREAMREAATGREAVVVLEAPPLDPKVFTGKSGACWFGATKAQGRYLLFTDADTIHEPRSVLHALYEAKKHHAELLSYSPKQIVTGMAQRVLMPLIFSELASTYKMKDVNDPEKRAAAANGQFLMMERAAYFAVGGHRAVGNKVLEDVELAWNVKASKRALRFRYASDAVSTRMYEGFGDMVEGWTKNLAVLFPQALALVFWRMLDIVLLLLPLSLVLFPNLVRWQQLAILLVWGRTLFRYYGRVARSNFSWADVAISPLGLPLYVVLLLRSWADHNLFHRVSWKGREYRA; this is encoded by the coding sequence GTGAGCGAGAAGTTCAGTCCGTTGCTGGGTTTGCCAATTGATGAGGACGACGTGCCGGTGCGCGTGGAGTCCGCGAAACTGCCCGAAGGCCCTGAGCCGACGCTGGATGTTTCGGTGATTATTCCTGCGCGCAATGAAGAGCGCAGGCTGCCAGCGCTGCTGTTATCGCTGCTCGCGCAGGACGACGAACAGTTCAAGCTGGGACGCGACTGGGAGATTCTGCTCGTCGACGACGCTTCGACCGACCGCACGCGGGAGGCGATGCGCGAAGCGGCCACGGGTCGAGAGGCTGTGGTTGTGTTGGAAGCGCCACCGCTTGATCCGAAGGTGTTTACGGGCAAGTCTGGGGCGTGCTGGTTTGGGGCGACGAAGGCGCAGGGACGCTACCTGCTGTTTACGGATGCGGACACGATTCACGAGCCGCGCAGCGTGCTCCACGCACTGTATGAGGCGAAGAAGCACCATGCGGAGTTGCTGTCATACTCGCCGAAGCAGATCGTAACGGGTATGGCGCAGCGCGTGTTGATGCCGCTCATCTTCTCCGAGCTTGCGAGCACGTACAAGATGAAGGACGTGAACGACCCCGAGAAGCGTGCGGCTGCGGCCAACGGGCAGTTTCTGATGATGGAGCGTGCTGCGTACTTTGCCGTGGGCGGTCATCGCGCGGTGGGCAACAAGGTGTTGGAGGACGTGGAGCTGGCCTGGAATGTGAAGGCCTCGAAGCGCGCATTGCGCTTTCGTTACGCCTCGGATGCGGTGTCAACGCGCATGTACGAAGGCTTCGGCGACATGGTCGAAGGCTGGACGAAGAACCTCGCCGTGCTGTTTCCGCAGGCGCTTGCGCTGGTCTTCTGGCGAATGCTGGACATCGTTCTGCTGCTGTTGCCGTTGTCGCTGGTGCTGTTTCCGAACCTCGTCCGCTGGCAGCAACTGGCGATTCTGCTGGTGTGGGGGCGAACTCTGTTCCGTTACTACGGGCGCGTGGCGCGGTCGAACTTCAGCTGGGCCGATGTCGCGATTTCGCCGCTCGGATTGCCGCTTTATGTCGTGTTGCTGTTGAGAAGCTGGGCGGACCATAACCTGTTTCATCGCGTGAGCTGGAAGGGCCGGGAGTATCGCGCCTGA
- a CDS encoding 6-carboxytetrahydropterin synthase: MILLTRKADFSAAHFYWNDAWSEAENLRVFGKCSNRQGHGHNYTLEVTVAGEVNPVSGFVVDLKLLKEILEQEVVSVYDHRHLNYEVPEFATAVPTTENIAVAIWRRLEGKIPNAKLHRVRVYEMPELFADFYGEGL, translated from the coding sequence ATGATTCTGCTCACACGAAAAGCCGATTTTTCCGCCGCGCACTTCTACTGGAACGATGCCTGGAGCGAGGCCGAGAACCTGCGCGTCTTTGGCAAGTGCTCCAATCGCCAGGGACACGGGCACAACTACACGCTCGAGGTGACGGTTGCGGGCGAGGTGAACCCGGTCAGCGGCTTTGTCGTCGATCTGAAGCTGCTGAAGGAGATTCTTGAGCAGGAGGTGGTGAGCGTATATGACCATCGCCACCTGAACTACGAGGTTCCCGAGTTTGCGACGGCTGTGCCGACGACAGAAAACATCGCTGTCGCGATCTGGCGGCGGCTTGAGGGGAAGATTCCGAACGCAAAGCTGCATCGTGTGCGCGTGTATGAGATGCCCGAGCTCTTCGCTGACTTCTACGGGGAGGGCTTGTAA
- a CDS encoding 6-carboxytetrahydropterin synthase: MAAPRAHLSRRWTFVAAHRLHVDALSAEANREVFGKCNNPFGHGHNYIVQATFSGPIDPATGMVTNLGDLDAFARVELLDHFDHQNLNMLEIFRDQVSTTENLAIEIWRIFKEYPHAKLKRIRVEETGNNAFDYFGEGE, from the coding sequence ATGGCTGCCCCCCGAGCCCATCTTTCGCGGCGATGGACGTTTGTGGCTGCGCACCGTTTGCACGTGGATGCACTGTCTGCGGAGGCCAATCGCGAGGTTTTTGGCAAGTGCAACAACCCGTTTGGTCACGGGCATAACTACATCGTGCAGGCGACGTTTTCCGGGCCGATCGACCCGGCGACGGGTATGGTCACGAACCTCGGTGATCTGGATGCTTTCGCAAGAGTGGAGCTTCTGGACCATTTCGATCATCAGAATCTGAATATGCTGGAGATCTTTCGCGACCAGGTGTCGACGACGGAGAACCTGGCCATCGAAATCTGGCGAATTTTTAAGGAATACCCTCATGCGAAGCTCAAGCGGATTCGCGTGGAAGAGACAGGGAATAACGCTTTCGACTACTTTGGCGAAGGCGAGTAA
- the folE gene encoding GTP cyclohydrolase I FolE, producing MQQIYAELLARVGEDPARDGLLRTPERMEKSMAFLTRGYNQTVEEVLHGALFDVDYDEMVIVKDIEFYSLCEHHLLPFFGKAHIAYVPNGKVLGLSKLPRIVDVFARRLQVQERLTQQVAEAVQEAINPQGVGVVMEASHLCMMMRGVEKQHSSTVTSSMLGVFKTQLQTRNEFLSLVRPPR from the coding sequence ATGCAACAGATTTACGCCGAGCTGTTGGCCCGCGTGGGGGAAGACCCCGCGCGCGACGGCTTGCTGCGTACGCCGGAACGTATGGAAAAGTCGATGGCGTTTCTGACGCGCGGCTACAACCAGACGGTGGAAGAAGTGCTGCACGGCGCACTGTTTGATGTGGACTACGACGAGATGGTGATCGTGAAGGACATCGAGTTTTACTCGCTGTGTGAGCATCATCTGCTGCCGTTCTTCGGCAAAGCGCACATTGCTTACGTGCCGAATGGCAAGGTATTGGGGCTGAGCAAGCTGCCGCGCATTGTGGACGTGTTTGCACGCAGGCTGCAGGTGCAGGAGCGCCTGACGCAGCAGGTTGCGGAGGCCGTGCAGGAAGCGATCAACCCGCAGGGTGTTGGCGTGGTGATGGAAGCTTCGCACCTGTGCATGATGATGCGCGGTGTTGAGAAGCAGCACTCTTCGACGGTGACGAGCTCGATGCTCGGCGTCTTCAAAACCCAGTTGCAAACGCGAAATGAGTTTCTTTCGCTGGTAAGGCCGCCTCGCTGA
- the truB gene encoding tRNA pseudouridine(55) synthase TruB produces the protein MNGLIVLDKPAGMTSHDVVSIVRRATGERSVGHLGTLDPMATGVLPLLLGKYTRLAQFFGQAEKSYTGHIRFGWATDSFDADGVAAGEPQTLERSYEELRELSKHFAGEMDQMPPVFSAKKINGVPAHKLARQGKEVAVKPARITIHRFALTGMEGETASFEMMVSAGGYVRSVAHELGQMAGCGAHLSSLRRTRAGAFDLSHSITIEELKALTPEEIAARLPHPRTLLPEMPSVTVDDSTATRLRNGMQTNLAEFSTAPLVKVFTSPRDLLCIARRVAGTLMQPNVVMG, from the coding sequence ATGAATGGTTTGATTGTGTTGGATAAGCCTGCGGGCATGACGTCGCATGATGTGGTTTCGATTGTGCGACGGGCTACAGGCGAGCGGTCTGTGGGACATCTGGGAACGCTGGATCCCATGGCGACAGGCGTTCTGCCATTGCTGCTGGGCAAGTACACGCGCCTGGCGCAGTTCTTTGGGCAGGCCGAGAAGAGCTACACGGGCCACATCCGTTTTGGATGGGCAACCGACAGCTTTGACGCCGATGGCGTCGCAGCGGGGGAACCGCAGACGTTGGAGCGTTCCTACGAAGAGTTGCGGGAGTTATCCAAGCACTTCGCGGGCGAGATGGACCAGATGCCGCCGGTGTTTTCTGCCAAGAAGATCAACGGTGTGCCTGCCCATAAGCTTGCCCGGCAAGGCAAAGAAGTTGCCGTGAAGCCGGCGCGGATCACCATCCATCGTTTTGCACTGACTGGTATGGAAGGCGAGACCGCGAGCTTCGAGATGATGGTTTCGGCCGGTGGCTATGTGCGTTCAGTCGCGCATGAGCTGGGGCAGATGGCTGGCTGCGGAGCGCATCTTTCGTCGCTGCGCAGAACGCGTGCAGGAGCCTTTGACCTATCTCACTCGATCACCATCGAGGAGTTGAAGGCGCTGACTCCGGAGGAGATTGCCGCCCGGTTACCGCATCCTCGCACGCTGTTGCCGGAGATGCCGAGCGTGACGGTGGATGACAGCACGGCGACTCGTCTGCGCAACGGAATGCAGACGAACCTGGCAGAGTTTTCAACGGCCCCGCTGGTGAAGGTATTCACCAGCCCGCGCGATCTGCTGTGCATTGCACGGCGCGTGGCGGGCACGTTGATGCAGCCGAACGTGGTGATGGGCTAA
- a CDS encoding arylesterase, producing the protein MKRALPVILSALVLLVGCKTDNDKADSGVGASATSVAHDTAHSAAADTRPLLICFGDSITAGYGIESGLTYPQQLQQKLDHDGFSYRVANAGVSGNTTKDGVDRVARIIARHPQVVVVEFGGNDALRGLPLEQTQTNLASIVGQLQAAHIDVAIAGITIPPDYGKQYVSRFDAIFPAVAKRYNVPLLPFVLQGVYGVPGSIQQDGIHPTAQGAVQVAANVEALIKPLLKR; encoded by the coding sequence ATGAAGCGTGCGCTCCCCGTTATCTTATCGGCACTCGTTCTACTCGTCGGCTGCAAGACTGACAACGACAAAGCCGACTCCGGCGTCGGTGCCTCCGCGACCAGCGTCGCGCACGATACCGCACACTCCGCAGCCGCCGATACGCGTCCGCTGCTGATCTGCTTTGGAGACTCCATCACCGCGGGCTACGGCATCGAAAGCGGGCTCACCTACCCGCAGCAGCTCCAGCAAAAGCTCGACCATGACGGCTTCTCCTACCGCGTCGCCAACGCTGGCGTCAGCGGCAACACGACCAAGGACGGCGTTGACCGCGTCGCCCGCATCATCGCGCGTCACCCCCAAGTAGTGGTCGTAGAGTTTGGCGGCAACGACGCCCTGCGCGGCCTTCCGCTCGAGCAGACGCAGACCAACTTGGCCTCCATCGTCGGCCAATTGCAGGCTGCCCACATCGATGTCGCCATCGCAGGCATCACCATCCCGCCCGACTACGGCAAGCAATACGTCTCGCGCTTCGACGCCATCTTTCCAGCCGTGGCAAAGCGGTACAACGTACCGCTGCTTCCCTTCGTCCTGCAAGGCGTCTACGGCGTACCGGGCTCTATCCAGCAGGACGGGATCCACCCAACGGCGCAAGGCGCCGTGCAGGTCGCCGCGAACGTTGAAGCCCTCATCAAACCGCTGCTGAAGCGTTAG
- a CDS encoding ABC transporter ATP-binding protein, protein MIAVRGLRKSLRSGASALEILKGIEFTVERGEFVAIMGASGSGKSTLLGLLAGLDNPTSGTVALNGKVISSMPEDELAQLRGRTLGFVFQSYQLIPTLTALENVLLPFELNEDSGSRKAGLERARVLLGSVGLGSRVDHYPIQLSGGEQQRVALARAFMLRPPIVLADEPTGNLDSANGEHVLQLLLELNRAEGTTLVLVTHDPALAAQASRRIVLRDGVVVADERNEVA, encoded by the coding sequence ATGATTGCAGTGCGTGGTCTGCGCAAGAGTTTGCGGAGCGGCGCGTCGGCGCTGGAGATTCTGAAGGGCATCGAGTTCACGGTGGAACGCGGCGAGTTTGTCGCGATCATGGGCGCGTCTGGCTCGGGTAAGTCCACGCTGCTGGGGCTGCTGGCTGGATTGGATAATCCGACCTCGGGTACGGTGGCGCTGAACGGCAAGGTGATTTCGTCGATGCCGGAAGATGAGCTGGCGCAGTTGCGCGGGCGCACGCTGGGCTTCGTTTTTCAGAGCTATCAACTTATTCCCACGCTGACGGCGCTTGAAAACGTGTTGCTGCCGTTTGAACTGAACGAAGACTCCGGCTCGCGCAAGGCCGGGTTGGAGCGCGCTCGCGTGTTGCTTGGCTCGGTGGGGCTTGGCTCACGCGTGGATCACTATCCAATTCAACTCTCTGGCGGAGAGCAGCAGCGCGTGGCGCTGGCTCGAGCGTTCATGCTGCGGCCGCCGATCGTGCTGGCGGATGAGCCGACGGGCAATCTTGATTCTGCGAACGGGGAGCACGTACTCCAGTTGCTGTTGGAGTTGAACCGAGCCGAAGGCACGACGCTGGTGCTGGTGACGCACGATCCGGCATTGGCGGCGCAAGCTTCTCGACGCATCGTGTTGCGCGACGGTGTGGTTGTGGCTGACGAACGCAACGAGGTGGCCTAG